AGAGAAAGCAAAGTCCCGCCGACCATTCCGCGAGATCTTCTGGACGGACGATACCAACGACTACCTGGTGCGCTGGCTCAAGAAGCGGGATCACCTTACGAAAGTCATGAAGTTCGACGAACCGGGCGCACTCTTCGTATCAGTGACCAGCGTGAAGTGCGGCGACAGGTTCTCCATCAAGGGGGTGGGGGAAATGTTGCGACGGTACTGCAACAGAGCAAAGATGCCGTACATGAACGCCCACAGCTTCCGGCATCACCGTGGACATCACATTATCAAGAGCGGCGGATCGACCGCAGACGTCATGAATATCCTGGGCCACGCTTCGGTGCAAAGCACGACCATCTACACAATGATGCATGGCAAAGAACTTGAACAGCGGGCGCGCCTCTTCCTCACGGACAGCAATAAAGACTTCGCCGGGGAGAGGGAACGCGACCCAGGATTCGATGACGCGCTGCAGGGACTGGTCACATTCCTCCGGAACGAAAACCAGGGCAAAGAAGCCATCACGGTCGATGAGTTCCAGCGACAGGCCGAGCACTTCTCGAAGCATGGGCTCTACATGCAGCGAACCCGATCCAAGACCAAAGTGCCTTATCCACAGTACGTAACTTGACAGAAGTTGACAGGGGAATACAATAGTAGTGAAAGGATTCACAACTATGCCTCTATCAACATTCAAACAAAAACAAGTTCAGGAGATGAAAGACAAAGCGGTGCGCCTGTACCAGCAGGGGCTGGACACGCGCACCGTTGCGAAGATGCTCAAGGAATTACATGGCTTCAAACGAAGCCATACTTGGGTATGGGAGGCCGTAAAAGAGCACGATAGTTTATCCACTCCCAAGAAGTTGACAAAAACTGACAGACGAGTAAAATGACAATAGGATCATTGAAAAGCGAATACGCCTACTCGTCTACGAGGGGGAAAGCACAACAGGCAATAGGGCCAGTTGCGACTCCTCGCAGACGAGCAGTCGAGAATCAAAGCACGGGTGGCTTCCCCAGCACTGAACCCCCTGTGGCACTTTTTACACTAGAAGAAATATAAAAAGTGTCATGGGGCTGAAGGTTTTTATATTCTATGCATAAACTAACAAATAACTTTGCATTTATTGATAATACTAATATACATAAAGGCATTGGAATGCTTGGGTGGAAATTAGATTTTGCAAAATTTAGAAAACTGCTCAAAGAAAGATACGGTGTAATTCGGGCATATATGTTTATTGGGTATATGGCAGGAAATCAAGATATGTATAGAGACTTCCAGAATATGGGCTATACGTTGATTTTTAAACCCACACTTCCAAAAAAAGACGGAGGAATAAAAGGTAACTGCGATGCAGAATTGGTGCTACAAGCAATGATTGATCTTAATAGCTATGATAACGCTGTGATTATTACCGGAGATGGAGATTTTCAATGTCTAGTTAAGTATTTGAGAAAAATCAATAAACTTGGTTACGTTCTTAGTCCAAACAGAAAATGGTGTTCAATTCTATTAAAACGCGAGGCACGAGGAAATCATGTATTTATTGAAGAAATGAGATCAAAATTAGAGCATAAATGAAAAGGGCCCCAAATGGGACAAAACCCAAAGAGGGACCTTTTCGTATTGATATTATCAATATAGCAAATTATGTCAGTCTGTCAACCACCATGGAATCTTTTGAGGATTGCGCGGCGCGTGAAACTAGGGAAGAGTGCGGAATAGAAATCGATAATATTCATTTCCAGCATCTTTCGAACCTTACCAAATACGCGCCTAAGCATTATGTGCATATTGCTATGGTTGCAAAATGGAAGAGCGGAGAGGTTGAATTGCTCGAGCCGGAGAAATGTGAATCCTGGGCCTGGTACGATTTGGACAACATTCCCGAACCCTTATTTGAAACTTGTCGTGTGAGCTTAGAGATACACAGAACGCAATCAGCATTTTCAAGTCCACAGTAATATAGTACGATAACTTTATTATGCCCAACGATTTAATTATTCCAATAATTTTAGGTACAGCCCGCGAAGGCAGACGTTCTGAAAAAGTAGCTCATTTTGTACTTGACCAAGCTAAAAAGCATGGCTTTGAATCAGAAATAATTGATGTCCGCGATTATATTCTTTGCGCCACTGATAATACTCAAGCAACTGATAAATCCAAGCAGCTCAGTGAAATTGTAGATAAAGCAGATGGTCTCATTGTAGTTACTCCTGAATACAATCACAGCTATCCCGGAGAATTGAAGATGATGATGGACCAGGTGTATAACGAGTACAAACACAAGCCAGTTGCTTTTTGTGGCACATCGAGCGGTATGATGGGCGGATGCCGCGTGATTGAACTTTTGCGGCTTTACTCAATCGAGCTTTCGCTAGTGCCAATCCGTAGCGCGGCTTATTTTGCTAATGTAGGAAGCCTGTTTAATGACGACGGTAGTATAAAAGATCAATCTGCCTTATCCGCACAAGCCGATCGCCTCAAGATTATTTTTGATGAGCTTGCTTGGTATGCCGGCGCTCTAAAATCAGCCAGAAATGCTTAGTTATGGAAAAAGACAGCGTATTGCGCGTAGAAAATTTGTCAGTATCATTTGACAATCAAGCCGTTTTGCACGGCGTTTCTTTTGCCGTGCAAAAAAAAACTATTACAGCCATATTGGGGCCCAATGGCGCGGGAAAAACTGTGCTTTTTCGGGCGTTGCTAGGCATTGTTAAGCATCAAGGGACGATTGAATGGCAGAAGGGAGTCCGCGTAGGTTATGTTCCGCAGAAATTTGCTATAGATCCAAGCTTTCCTCTAACTGTCGGAGAATTTTTTGCATTAAAGCGCGCGCGGGGCGAAAAGATTACAGATGCGCTGCGCGCGGTTGGCATGCACGGCGACGAACATCACGTACAGCATCATATCCTTGAAAGAAGAATAGGCGAGCTTTCCGGCGGAGAGTTTCAGAAAGTAAGCATTGCCTGGGCTCTTATAGATAGCCCGGACGTGCTTCTTTTTGATGAGCCGACTTCCGGTGTTGACGTGGGGTCAGAGGAGACTATTTACTCATTGATAGGGCATATTCGCGACGAGCGTGGTCTTACAATTCTTGTAATATCTCACGAATTGAATATCGTATATCAATACGCTGACCAAGTCGTGTGTTTGAATAAGAGAATGATTTGCCAAGGACAGCCAAAACATGTGCTTGATGCGGGTGTATTGAAAGAAATGTACGGCGTGCAGATCGGAGTTTATGAGCACAAGGAGGAAGCAGATTCTGCTCATAGTCACGGTAATGGTAATGACGTTGAATAACTTATGACATCATTTGATCTATTATTACAATCTCAATATTTTCTGCCGCTATTGGTGGCGCTGTTCGTGGGCGGAACTGCCGGCGCTCTCGGCGCCTTTATGCTTATAAAGCGCATGGCGCTTGTTGGCGACGCATTAACGCACGTTGCGTTGCCCGGCATGGGCCTTGCTTTGCTTTGGGGGTATGATCCTTTTATTGGCGCATTCGCCTCACTTTCCGTAGCAGTTATCTGCATTTGGTGGTTGCGCGGATATACCAAGCTGCCATTTGAGGCGCTTGTTGGGATTTTATTTACCGGCTCTCTCGCCGTAGGCGTTTTGATAATCCCAGATGCTGAATTAATGGAAGCGCTGTTTGGCGATATCACATCCCTGCATGTCGTAGATGGCTTGCTTGCGATTGTCATAGCAATAATTATATTACTAGGTCTGCGCGCGTTTAAATCTCATTTCATTATCACGACTATTTCGGAAGATGTTGCGCGGGCGTCTGGCATTTCTGTTTCGCGCACAGATTTTATTTATCTATTGCTGGTAGCATGCCTCGTCGCGCTTGGCGTAAAATTTGTCGGCGCGTTATTGATGGGCGCGCTTGTTATTATCCCTGCCGCGAGCGCGCAGAATGTGGCACGAAGTTTTTCGCAGTACATCTCTCTTTCTGTGTTATTTGGCGTAGTAGGAGCACTTGCGGGAGTGTTGCTGCATTTTGCAACTGGCCTTGAAGCTGGTCCGCTGGTCGTGCTTGCGTCGGCTATGCTGTTTCTCGTATCCTTTATATTTAAAAGATAAAACTATGCGCTATCTTGCATTCGATATTGAAACAATTGGAAAAGATAAAGATTCTTTTGACGAAACGTCTCTGGGATATTTTCGCGAGTGGGCGGAGCGCACTGCCAAAACAGACGAAGAGGTGGAAAGGGAATTGGATAATATTCAGGAGGGATTGCCATTTTCTCCGTTTTTGGGAGAGATTGTCGCGATAGGCATGCTTGATAATGTTGAAAAAGGCGCCGTGTATTTTCGCGCCGATAAGGCAAAAGATGTTAAAGATTTTGAAGAAAACAAAGTGATGTATCGCGTGGGTTCAGAGAAGGAAATTCTGGAGCGTTTTTGGGACGTGGCGCGCGAGTATAATTCTTTTGTTACATTCAATGGCCGTGGGTTTGACGTGCCGTATTTGATGATTCGCTCGGCGGTGCATAAAATTCGCCCAACAGTGAATTTGCTCGCTAACCGTTATTTATCTTTGCAGCGTGGCGCGAAGCACTACGACTTGGCAGATCTGCTTACTTTTTATGGCGCGATGTTCAAAAAGCCAAACTTGCACTTCGTGAGCCAGGCGTTTGGCGTGGAGAGCCCTAAGGGCGGGGGAATGGAAGGCAAAATGGTGCCCAGAGCTTTCCGCGAAGAAAAATATCTGGAAATCGCTCGTTACTGTATTCAAGATGTATACGCTACTAAAAGAGTTTTTGACATTTGGGATGAGAATTTGAATTTTGAGTCGACATGGTAAGGAGTAAATTTATATAAGCATGAAACTAGGGGGCGTGCCGCTGCAGCGGCACGCCCCCTAGTTAAAAGCTATACACACCACCTTTTTTATTCTATAGTTATTAATCGCGCACATTCACAATTTAATTAAGGAGGAATTATCGTGCGAGTCGGCGGTATTGAATTTGTCAGAGAATTTCACGGCGCGAGAGAATTCGTGTTAAAAGCAAACGGCCTTAAAATTTTGCTTTATCCCTACGCATTATTGCAGCGTGGCGCAGTTTTTATGGTGCATTATAATGTCGGCTCGCGTAACGAAGGGCTTGGCTATACGGGGTCAGCGCATTTCCTTGAGCACTTGTTGTTTAAAGGTTCTGTGAAATTTCCTAAAGACACTATGCCGATTGATAAGCTTTTTGCTCGCGCGGGAGCAATCATAAACGCAAACACCAGTTATGATAGAACCGGTTTTTTCGAAGTTGTTTCCATAGAATATCTTGATCTTGCGATGCAAATGGAAGCTGACCGTATGCGAAAAGCGACATTCACTGACCGCGACAGGCAAGACGAAATGTCCGTGGTGCGCAACGAACTGGAAATGCGAGAAAATGATATGGCCGAACAATTGTATCATCTAGTTAATTCCATATCGCTTCTAGAGCATCCTTACCACCACCCTATTATAGGTTATAGGGCGGACGTGGAAGGCGTGTCCACAAACCGTATTCGTCAGTTCTATGACGAATTTTACCATCCGAATAACGCGATGATTATTGTTGTCGGCAGTATCCCCGAAATTTACGTGCTGGAAAGAATTAAAAAATATTTTGCAAAGATTCCGCGATCTACTCGCGCCATACCCACCGTGTATACAATGGAGCCGGCGCAAAAAGGTGAGAGGCGCGTAATATTGAATCATATGTCAGAAGACATGGGTTCTATTCTTTTGGCATGGCGCACTCCGCCCGCATCGCATGAAGATATTCCCGCGCTTTGCGCTCTTTCCTATGTCTTGTCGGGAGGATATTCTGGACTTATTGACCAAGAGTTTGTCGAGACAGGTCGCGTAGAGTCGGCGGGCACGCATGTTAATTGTTATCACGACGCATCATTTACATTTATACGTGTCAACATGCTTGAACAAAATGGCCATGATATTTTGGAGAAACGCATACGGGGATTTTTGAAAACATTGCAGGAAAATGGAATTACAGAGCAAGACGTCGAACGGGCAAAAATTTCAGCGGAAGCTAGGACGTTGCGTTCGCGTGATGGCTGCTTAAAAATTGTTCAAGAATTAAGTAATAGCGAAGGCGCGGGGTCATGGGATCTTTACTTCCGCATTCCTTCGGCTATTAGAAATGTTACGCCGGAGGATATTTTACGTGTTTTCCGAACATATTTTTGCGACGATACGCTCACCGTTGGTTGGTTTGTGCCTACTTCAATTTCAGGAGGCAGTAAATGAACCAATCAGAAATCATTCTTGAAAATGGTATGCGCCTTACGGTTATTAATTCTCATGAACTGCCGTTGGTTCGATTGTATGGGATTATAAAAGCAGGAAACTATTTTCATTATAATCCTTATATCCCCGTGCTAACGAGCGATTTGCTAACTCGAGGCACTGCGCAGCAATCGCGCAAAGCATTCGCGGCATATTGTGATAAGTTTGGGTTGGAATTCGATATGGCAGATTGTGGTCCACTTAATGTTTTCTTCAATGGTTCATCGCCTTCGCGATTTATAGATTTTTTGCTAGCTGTATGCCGCGACGCGCTTTTCTCTCCTTTGTTTTCCGCGGAGGAATTAGCCATTGCAAAGAAAGAAAATCTGGCCGGTGTGATGAGGGGCGCAGACAGTCCGGAATTGCTGGCTAAGTGGGAAGTAATGAGCATGCTATACACCAAAAACCATCCTCTTTACGCTTTCCCCGCGGAGCAGTATTTGGAGCGGTATATTGACTTTGTAAATAATGCGACAAGAAATGAAATAGTGGCGTTTTGGAAAACGTGGTATGCACCAAGTAGAATTCACTTGGTGTTGGCCGGAGACGTTGACGCGCCAAGCATACAGACAGCACAAGCATTATTTGAACGGGAAGTAGGGGCTTTTTCATTCTTTGCCAATCAAACTTATTTACACGACGTACTGCCACTTCAAGCAGATGAACGTATTGTCTATCTGCCGCAGAAATCAAGCGCGGTGTACTGGGCGGGGCAGGCGATCAGCATTACGTCAGCTCACGCAGATTTCCCCGCCCTTAAAATGGCCATAGCTATTCTTGGCGCGGGCATGCAAAGCCGTCTTTTTAATCAGGTGAGAGAAAAGAAGGGGTATTCCTATTCAATAGGCGCCACAATCAATTACTCGGAGGAATTTCCGGGCTATTGGAGAATTATTGCGCATTGCAATCCATCTAACATTTGGAAGGTTAGGGATGAAGTTGCCGACGTACTACGTATTTTTGTTGAGAAAGGCGTTACAGAAGAGGAAATTCGTGAAGCCCAGATGTTTCTTAAGGGGCGTAGGTTTTTTGCAGCGTCAAGTTTGCAGGGAATTGCCGCGCAAACTATTCCGGATATCATTGCAAAGCATCCGGGTCTAACACAAAGTATAGAAGATCGTATAATGGTTTTGACTGTTGACGAAGTTAACGATGTCATGCGCCGACATGTCATTCCGGATGCCATGAAAGTTGCACTTGCGGGGACCATTGACAAATAAAATAGTAAAAGGGCTTTTCTTTCCAAAAAAGAAAAGCCCTTTTTATGAATTAGATAGCCAGCAAAGATTAGCCTGCCAACAGTCCCGCGGCGGTCACGCCTGCCAAGTAAAATACACAGGCGCGCAAACAGTGCGGCTCCTACGAAAGTGGATGGCCTCATACATCTATTTGATTTTTTTCATATAATTGATATATTACAGACGTTCAAGCCTGTTCTTTAAGTGGCATGCAAACATAAGGAGGTATTAGTATGGCCAGTAAATCGCAGCGAGATTTTGTCGAGGTACTGCAAGAACTTAGCGTGAACGCGGAACACGCGTTGCAACTCGATAGATTAGTGGAAGAGTTAAGAGAGCACGACTCGGCGACTGTCTATCATTGCCTGCGCGTTGCAACGCTCGCCTACGAAGTAGGGGTTGAGCTTAATCTTTCGCCAGCCGCGTTGTTTTACGCCGGTCTTCTGCATGATTTTGGCAAGCTTTCCGTTCCTCGTAAAGTCTTAGCTAAGAGCGGTATCGCTTTTTCCAGCGATGATTTTCAACTGGTTAAAGGGCATCCACTCTACGGCTACCAATTTTTGAAGGATCGATATCCTTTTTCTGCGGAAATTCTGTTGCGCCATCATTATTTTCAGCGCAATCGCTATCCAGATCCTTTGCCGATGCTTGATACCAAATACAGCGCGGCGGAAACCATGCTGATTGAACGATGCGCGCAAATTCTGGCGTTGGTAGATTTTTATGATGCGTTTCGCACCCGCGGGCAGCGCAGTCAGACAGACAGCACAGTTTTTGAGGCGCTGATGGAAGAATATCCGGAGGAAAGAGCAACAATTGAATGTCTTTTTGCGTGCAGTTTATTTGAAGAGTAGCGTAAAAGCCCCTTGCAGCCGCGGGGGGCTTTATGTTAAATTCAGAGCTCTGAAGAGCGGCATAGTTTGTACGCATACGAAACACTTGACGAAAAGCCAATTTTTCTAGTAAGCTAAAGGGCATGTATAAGGAAATGAATCGCAAGCTTTCTTTAATTAAAACTTTTTATAGCAAAGCCATTCTTCTGCCCCTTGAGCTTCTTGGCGTACTGTTGTTTGCAATAGGTAAAAGCATTATTTATGTTTTGTGGCTGGTCGTACGCACCGTTGTACGGCCTTTTCGCTTTGTCGCTGGTTCTAAAGGAAGGACACGCACCCGACTTGTATTAGTGGCGGTTTTTTTCGTAGCATTTCTCCTGGGTAATTTTTTGTATC
The genomic region above belongs to Candidatus Spechtbacteria bacterium and contains:
- a CDS encoding site-specific integrase is translated as EKAKSRRPFREIFWTDDTNDYLVRWLKKRDHLTKVMKFDEPGALFVSVTSVKCGDRFSIKGVGEMLRRYCNRAKMPYMNAHSFRHHRGHHIIKSGGSTADVMNILGHASVQSTTIYTMMHGKELEQRARLFLTDSNKDFAGERERDPGFDDALQGLVTFLRNENQGKEAITVDEFQRQAEHFSKHGLYMQRTRSKTKVPYPQYVT
- a CDS encoding NYN domain-containing protein, giving the protein MHKLTNNFAFIDNTNIHKGIGMLGWKLDFAKFRKLLKERYGVIRAYMFIGYMAGNQDMYRDFQNMGYTLIFKPTLPKKDGGIKGNCDAELVLQAMIDLNSYDNAVIITGDGDFQCLVKYLRKINKLGYVLSPNRKWCSILLKREARGNHVFIEEMRSKLEHK
- a CDS encoding NUDIX domain-containing protein, translating into MKRAPNGTKPKEGPFRIDIINIANYVSLSTTMESFEDCAARETREECGIEIDNIHFQHLSNLTKYAPKHYVHIAMVAKWKSGEVELLEPEKCESWAWYDLDNIPEPLFETCRVSLEIHRTQSAFSSPQ
- a CDS encoding NAD(P)H-dependent oxidoreductase, translating into MPNDLIIPIILGTAREGRRSEKVAHFVLDQAKKHGFESEIIDVRDYILCATDNTQATDKSKQLSEIVDKADGLIVVTPEYNHSYPGELKMMMDQVYNEYKHKPVAFCGTSSGMMGGCRVIELLRLYSIELSLVPIRSAAYFANVGSLFNDDGSIKDQSALSAQADRLKIIFDELAWYAGALKSARNA
- a CDS encoding metal ABC transporter ATP-binding protein encodes the protein MEKDSVLRVENLSVSFDNQAVLHGVSFAVQKKTITAILGPNGAGKTVLFRALLGIVKHQGTIEWQKGVRVGYVPQKFAIDPSFPLTVGEFFALKRARGEKITDALRAVGMHGDEHHVQHHILERRIGELSGGEFQKVSIAWALIDSPDVLLFDEPTSGVDVGSEETIYSLIGHIRDERGLTILVISHELNIVYQYADQVVCLNKRMICQGQPKHVLDAGVLKEMYGVQIGVYEHKEEADSAHSHGNGNDVE
- a CDS encoding metal ABC transporter permease — protein: MTSFDLLLQSQYFLPLLVALFVGGTAGALGAFMLIKRMALVGDALTHVALPGMGLALLWGYDPFIGAFASLSVAVICIWWLRGYTKLPFEALVGILFTGSLAVGVLIIPDAELMEALFGDITSLHVVDGLLAIVIAIIILLGLRAFKSHFIITTISEDVARASGISVSRTDFIYLLLVACLVALGVKFVGALLMGALVIIPAASAQNVARSFSQYISLSVLFGVVGALAGVLLHFATGLEAGPLVVLASAMLFLVSFIFKR
- a CDS encoding ribonuclease H-like domain-containing protein, translating into MRYLAFDIETIGKDKDSFDETSLGYFREWAERTAKTDEEVERELDNIQEGLPFSPFLGEIVAIGMLDNVEKGAVYFRADKAKDVKDFEENKVMYRVGSEKEILERFWDVAREYNSFVTFNGRGFDVPYLMIRSAVHKIRPTVNLLANRYLSLQRGAKHYDLADLLTFYGAMFKKPNLHFVSQAFGVESPKGGGMEGKMVPRAFREEKYLEIARYCIQDVYATKRVFDIWDENLNFESTW
- a CDS encoding insulinase family protein; protein product: MRVGGIEFVREFHGAREFVLKANGLKILLYPYALLQRGAVFMVHYNVGSRNEGLGYTGSAHFLEHLLFKGSVKFPKDTMPIDKLFARAGAIINANTSYDRTGFFEVVSIEYLDLAMQMEADRMRKATFTDRDRQDEMSVVRNELEMRENDMAEQLYHLVNSISLLEHPYHHPIIGYRADVEGVSTNRIRQFYDEFYHPNNAMIIVVGSIPEIYVLERIKKYFAKIPRSTRAIPTVYTMEPAQKGERRVILNHMSEDMGSILLAWRTPPASHEDIPALCALSYVLSGGYSGLIDQEFVETGRVESAGTHVNCYHDASFTFIRVNMLEQNGHDILEKRIRGFLKTLQENGITEQDVERAKISAEARTLRSRDGCLKIVQELSNSEGAGSWDLYFRIPSAIRNVTPEDILRVFRTYFCDDTLTVGWFVPTSISGGSK
- a CDS encoding insulinase family protein, producing the protein MNQSEIILENGMRLTVINSHELPLVRLYGIIKAGNYFHYNPYIPVLTSDLLTRGTAQQSRKAFAAYCDKFGLEFDMADCGPLNVFFNGSSPSRFIDFLLAVCRDALFSPLFSAEELAIAKKENLAGVMRGADSPELLAKWEVMSMLYTKNHPLYAFPAEQYLERYIDFVNNATRNEIVAFWKTWYAPSRIHLVLAGDVDAPSIQTAQALFEREVGAFSFFANQTYLHDVLPLQADERIVYLPQKSSAVYWAGQAISITSAHADFPALKMAIAILGAGMQSRLFNQVREKKGYSYSIGATINYSEEFPGYWRIIAHCNPSNIWKVRDEVADVLRIFVEKGVTEEEIREAQMFLKGRRFFAASSLQGIAAQTIPDIIAKHPGLTQSIEDRIMVLTVDEVNDVMRRHVIPDAMKVALAGTIDK
- a CDS encoding HD domain-containing protein, whose protein sequence is MASKSQRDFVEVLQELSVNAEHALQLDRLVEELREHDSATVYHCLRVATLAYEVGVELNLSPAALFYAGLLHDFGKLSVPRKVLAKSGIAFSSDDFQLVKGHPLYGYQFLKDRYPFSAEILLRHHYFQRNRYPDPLPMLDTKYSAAETMLIERCAQILALVDFYDAFRTRGQRSQTDSTVFEALMEEYPEERATIECLFACSLFEE